In the genome of Arachis hypogaea cultivar Tifrunner chromosome 9, arahy.Tifrunner.gnm2.J5K5, whole genome shotgun sequence, the window aaattatttgcTGCTGTTGAAATTTTGACAAGGTGAGTTTGGAACCAGTTGTTTGTACAACTACATGTAGACTATCACAGCTTTGTGGATTGGCTAATCTTGTCCAAGTTGATTTAGAGTAGAATGGTTTACTTGGTTTTAGTTCTTTCCTGCTATTTTAAACTTATCATTGCATAAGATGATTTTCAAGAAGACATTCCGTAAATAAATTAAATGGTTCAATCTTCAAGTGGCCAAGCACTCATTGATCAAATTAacagaattatttataattatattagctttaagattttatttattttgctcatTTGATTTTGTAGGCCATGTGGATGTTAGTATCTGCAATTCTGCATGGAACATGTTTTAAACTGATGTGCATATAATGAATCTCATCTTCTGAATTGGCTATGTTTGCAAACATGGTAGTTCCCATGTGAAAAACGGGGAGGTTTTGAAGCAagatcatattttttatttgtattctcTGACTTTCTCTTGAAAATTATTATACTAGTTGTATAGTATTTTTACTAGCATATAACTAACGGACCTCATTTGTTGATGTCATTCTATTGTTTCAACAGTGcaggttatttttttattttcttgagaTGTGTTTTCTGAATATTTTTCCTGGAATATATAATCTGATAGTAATGTGTTTGGCTTAGCCGCTACACACTTGAACATGACATGAGTTTAAATTGTCAAAGTAGGTAGTTGGCTGTCTTATTGAACATGATAACAAGGTCCTGCTTTGCAAGCGGAAGATTGAACCATCTTATGGCCTTTGGTAAGAGTGGACTTCTTATGAACTGCCTATTTTTATTGGTATAGGTTGCATACGTGTTACATTACTTTCCTCGAAATTTTCACAAAGATGCTAAAAGTTTCTCGTTTTGATAAAAAATGTACCTTATCCTTGCTGAGCTATGGTAATTTCATGCATTGGTGTCAACAAGGACGCTTCCTGCTGGGTATTTGGAAATCGGAGAGTCGGCTATGGAAGGTGCTATTAGGGAAACAAGGGAAGAAGCCAATGCAGATGTGGAAGTGATTTCTCCTTTTGCTCAATTGGATATTCCTTTAATTGGCCAAGTGAGCTGGAAGcactaatttcttttaattattttccttttttgttaTTATTCATATGTCTAAGTTCATGTTTTTGGTCATGATTACGCATGTCTGAGGCAGACTTACATAATCTTCTTGGCAAAGCTAAAGAAGCCCCACTTTTCGCCAGGTTCAGAATCATCAGAATGCAAGCTTTTCTCGCTTGATGAAATACCTTTCAGTTCTTTATCTTTCTCGTCAATGGTGGTTACCTTAAATTTGGTATGATTCAGATATTTGAAATTATTTGCATAATCTCAGTTCGCTATCGTTTCTCGTGTTATATGATGTTTGTCGTGGCTGCAGTATGTTGAGGACATGAAGGCAGGAAGAAATCCCAAATTCCATTATGGTACTATTAACAAAAGGTAATTTTTCATCCTATGTAAGTATCCGAAAGTTCATCTTAAGTCTTTTTCGGGGGAAGAAAGTCTAAATAGAAGAataattattttccaaaataagtACTATCCTTTCTTCCAACCTTAAAGTATCACCATGAATTTTCTTATGATAGTCTAAATATATTGTCTGTGCAAAGGTTGCATAAGTTATTCATTATTTCTGCCACATGGTTACCGGATCCTTTATTTTTGCTCAAGTTTGATTTTGTCCTATGATTATGTGTAGGCCGGGTACTAGTCCTTCCGATATTGATGCGTTTACACTGGAGGATCATATGCAGTCATGACTCATCGATGATGAGTCCTAACAGACTGGTAAGTCCACTGTCCAGTGTCCACTGCTTTATGACATTACACAAAAGATCATGCACAATGTGTACTTCTTCATGTTTATAAAGATAATGCAAATTGatcctttttttctttattataccTTATAATGTTgtactattgttttttttttttttttttagttttccatGTTACATTAacttatcaaataatttttttttttttggttgcagCCGACAtctaaataagataaatatatGAAACGATTTGTATCTTCTGCAACACCAAGATCACATGTCACCATTGGTTTAAGATTGATGAGTAATTGCTTTGATTCAAGACGTGATAGCGTGAAGCAATTCTTGATTACGGAAAAATTTTGGATCtccaaatttcatttttttttcccttctctttatttctgttttttaaaaaattatgggaAAAAAACAATCGTGGATTTTAACTATAATAATGGATGAATATATGctattttcatatattggagtgATGTGTCCTTATTCTCATAGAAGAAAGGATTCAGACACTTTTGgttggaagttggaatttggagCTGCTGTAAATAATCAAAACTGATTCTTTTTGAATAATAATGAACCTTTTTTAATTTCAGAACAAGTTTACTTTTTGCCGCCAAAAACTTTACAATCTTAAGAGAGGAATGTCAAAAATAATTACTgaatttcttcatatttttctcgtaattatattttttattcaaaattattttatcttCTCTTCCTGTCAAGCCCCTTAGTCAATTACTCCTGAACATTTATAGTTTAGGATTCAATAAATTTAATGACTACATGTTTTCCCTTGGACATGCACATGGTAGATAACTTTGAATAAAATTGTCTTTTGGCGGTTCTTAAGATAAATTTTTTACAAGTGtctactatattattattattattattaaaaattgaaaaacatgTATTTTTATTACAGGTTTAGTATTAGACTATTAGGTTAGAATATTAATGACAACCATGTCACAACCTTCAATTAAAGGTTTAGTATTAGGTCAGAATATTCATGATTTAGAATTCAATAAATTTAATGACTAGACGTTTTTTCTTGAATATGATAGTTTTATTTAAAGTTAATTACCATATTTAAGAATAAACATCTaatcattaaaaattattattattattattaaaaattgaaaattttatatttttattatagaataaaaatattttaaaataaaataaaatataaaaaaatattttataagtgACCGTTTCTATTTTTATGaggatttaactaatttatattCTAAAggtacattttaaaaatataataaaaagtgttttAATGCTTTTGATgtatattaaaaacataaaaaaatttaatttttacaataatttttataaaatattttttttattatagtatAATTCTACAACTAGTATTATTTTGACTTCAAAAATGCTGACATGACGTATTCTAATATCAATATGCTTGCCTCTCTtctaaacttattttaaaaaaatatattttttataattatatgaattgtcattataatataatttttaataaaatataattagacaTAAATATGATCGAAATTGTTAATAGCTTTGTTAATATTCACTCTAATGCATGTGTGTATCAAATTGATattgatatcaataattaatttttataattaattttagaataatGATCTAAATCAGTCCGATTTTAAAAGCGTCTTAGtcttcaagaaaaattaatacacaaaaatatttctaagGTTTTACTCCGACAAATAAATCAGTCAGCCAGTTCATTTTCCAGCAAAGTAATTACCTAAAATCAATTCCTAATGATTTTAAAAGCGGACATTTTAgtctacaaaaaaattaatatacaaatcaaTTTCCAATAATTTTTCTCCGTCAGACATAACAATCTCgtccataaaaaaataaatttattattattattattattattattattaattgcacaataattATGTaccatattttttatgttttttgaacaaaaataatgataaatttattaattagattcttatatatgtatttataatataaaattttttttgcataaaaatataaaaagtatatagatatatatagtcactcaataataataataataatgttcaataaaattattaaaaattattctataaaaaatttaggatcaaaactatttaatatttttgtatttaatataatcaaaagatgtcttattttaaaaaacatgtttgtattaaaagaaaatattttaatttgaatttcaaagTATTATTATTGACCTTGCTTGTTACAACAAAAAGAGTGTATCAATATGCTAGTAATATCGTCCACATGCACAAAACTAAGCTAATAATAAATGTTGAcatatagtaaaagtaaaatagaTGGAATACTGTTATGTTTGACAGAAAAAAATATTGGAGattgatctgtatattaatttttttaggacTAAAATgtttgcttttaaaattttttgggaaTGATTTGGATAATTATTCTGTCGAAAAATAGATTGGGGACTGATTTGTTTGTCAGAGTAAAACTTTGAGAattgatttgtgtattaatttttttaggaaCTAAAATGTCTgcttttaaaatcttttggagactgatttgggtaattactcttaaTTTTATGCTACTAAAAGTTATATATAGTTATTCCTTTTATGGTTTATGAGTCTAAGTTTAAGAgtcaaaatattttgtttaattttttaatttattattctttcttAATTACTTCGTAGAATAAgaatttatttttcgtttttcatcGAAGTTGATCTTTTAAAGGtacaagttataattttttatgatcgatattatttttatgtggccattctattattatttttttgataattatTCTTACTGAAATTTATTCTTTTCGCCTAACGTTACAACGCGATTATCATTTGTCACAATAATTTACAatacatcacattcatcaaatacCACCTCGAGTTGTATGCACTTGATCCAGGTTCTAATTACATATATGTAAGAGTTGAATAAAGGTGCAGTGAACTCTATTTACTATTTTAACGAAGGATGGATgtatttattcatatattatgaccaacctaatggaatGTTGGCAAAGTTAATTTTCTTAGAAAGAGCTCAACTTTTGATTGAGCAATTGCATCTAAGGAGCTTTATAGGCCAAGTTCAAATTTCATCTCCTTCATACTTTTCATGTTTGCTGGAAAATCTTTAAAATAGAACATATAATGAGATTGAGTTCCTCAATTTAGGTTCAATTTTGCTAGAATTTTGTCAGCCTTGGAAATGCAATTTTAAAAATTGGTACTGTATTTAAATTTTCGTATTTTAAAcctttgataataaaaataattttataacatattacgATTTCTTTTTAGAAACTACTGGCTTTCTCGTGCATCAATGCAATGCCACTAATGGGaataaaggtcaatttaatttttCAGTGTGGCTATTCTATACCTTGTCACATTACATGAATAGAAGATGATGAAACTTATTTAATATGAGAATGATTTGAATTTACACGGATTCTAAATGTTCAAATTGATAACATTATTTCAGTTAGTTGTTATCGTTACGAGAATGATTCTAATCTATATGAGCGCATTTGTTTTTGTGGTCAGGATACAGAAATATGGACAATAAATATTTAAAGAGTGTTTGGATAgagagacatagacactagaaGACACCGTGTCTCTAGGATAATTTTCTTCATTTTTGTGTCTACTTTTAAATGAAGGATAATATGATGGACACGGAATTTAGGAGGGTAGACAcggatttttagtaaaaaattatccCTTTTTCTTCATagataattacttttttttttttaaatctagtttgattttcttttctatatcGTCATCCTCAAAGAGGTTATGAGAGAGGTACTCAGCGAATATGAAGAAATACTatctttttccttctctttctctatttttgtgtttttttattgtgtttttcttctttcaattggGGTAAAAAGTACCTATTGAATCTCccaatttatataataaaaaatttagaaacagacaaataaaaaattttaaagaaatataaaaatggatTGTACCCAAAAAGTTTTGAATGTTGAGTTGCTCAAGAAAAATTGAATTGGCGGGAGCATAGTTTAATAGGTATAGCAGGTATAATTTCTCCACCGCTCTTTAACAATTGGAAAAGGGCTAAACGACAAGGAAGGAATGAGAGACacaggaagggagagaagggtatgagaaatatgtttattttagctattttgtataatattttagttttgtttatgCGTATTCAAATATAATATTGGACATTACATTAATGTTTTGTATATTATATCCAAATACAATATACAAAGAACTTTTAGTGTCTCTTTCTGTCTCAATGTCGTATTATGTCCTATCTACAAAAACAAACGCAACCTATGTCTATAAGGTCTAAAATagcttaaatattatttaaataatttagttctaataCTAGTATTTGAagatattagttaaaaaaaattaaattgttgcctcaatttatatattacgataattatttttggatatattatttttaaatttttttaatatgaaatttttttagtttatagatttatttttatttattccaagtataactaagaaaaaataaaatagttgagTTAAAAATCTGACCATCAGTATCATCGTTATAATATTTTACGACAGAtagcattctggcgttaaaaatGTTGACGTGGTACATTCTGGTGTCAGTATGCATAtctctctcttctaaatttatttttaaaaaatatttttattataattatattaaaattagtatttaataaataattatattaattatcaataattctAATCGTCaattattctaattatattaattatcaatcattttaattgtcttttattataatataattttcaatcaaacatAATCAATGATAAATTAATATTGATATCAATAATAAATTTCTATAATTAATTTCGTGCTACTAAAGGTTATATATAATGTTTCTTTTGTGGTTCATGAGTCTAAGTTTGATAGTCAAaacattttgtttaattttaaatttattattttttcttgactacttcatagaataagaatgtatttttcgtttttcattaaaattgatccttttaaggtacaaattacattttttattatttttttatttagtcattctattgttattcttttaataattaatcttaCTCAAGCTCATTCTTTTTGTCTAACGTTACAGCGCGATTGTCTTTTACCACAATCATTTATAATTCACCATATCTATCAAATACCATATCGAGTTGTATTTATTGATTTAGGTTCTAATTACATGGATGTAAGAGTTCAACGAAGGATAACGAACTTTATTTCATTGAAGAATAATTGAATTTACTCATATATTATGACTAACTTAATGAAATGTggataaaattagttttttttttgaggAGTTAGATTTTTAATTGAACAATTACTTCCAAAGAACTTTATAGGACAAGTTCATATTTTATTTCCTCTATGCTTTTTACGTctgcttgaaattttttaaaatggagCATATAATaagactaaattttttaaatttaggttcaatttcgctaaattattatattattatataacaagTAGCATTTTGGCACCAAAAATCCTGACGTGATACATTATGTGCCAGTATGTATACCTTTCTTTTCAACTTGTtttattaaactattttttttataattatataaaaatcaatatttaatacacaattatactaattatcaatcattaatatttttaatcattataattatattaatttgtcaatcattctaattatctattattataatataatatttaatcaaacataattaaccataaaaatgatattaatattaatagtttTGTTAATATTCTCTGTTATGCACGTGTGTATCCTAGTAATATCAAATTGACATTGATATCAATAATAAAtttctataattaattttattctattgaaaGAAATATATACAATGTTTCTTTTTGCAGTTTGAGTCTAAATTTAAGAGtcaaattattttgtttaatttttaatttattattttttcttgattACTTCATAAAATAAGAATGTATTATTCATTTTTCATCGAAGTTGATCTTTACAAGGTACAAATtacaatttttatgattttttttatgttgtcattatattattcttatagttttgataattttttttactcaaacttatttttttcgtttaacgTTACAGCACAATTATCCTTTTTAACAATCATTTACAATACACCACATCTATATATTAAATACCACttcaagttatatccatagattcAGATTCAAATTACATGGACGTAAGAGTTTAACAAATAGACAGTAAACTTAATTTTACCAAAGGATGGATGAATCTACTTATATATTATAACCAACCTAATAGAAAGtggataaaattaaatttcataggAGGATTATAGCTcaatttttgattgagtaatgGCTTCCAATCATCCTCTTTATGCTTTTTATATCTACCAGAAAATCTTTAAAGTGGAGTATATAATGAAATTGAGTTTTCTCAATTTAAGTTTAGTTTTCAAAGAATTGTGTTAGACTTGAAGATGCAATTTCAAAGATAGGCACtgtgtttatttttttctttaaaactttcataataaaaaacaattttataacATACTGTGATTTTTCTCTCCAAAACTACAAACCCTCTGGTGTGTCAATGCAATGCTATTGATGCAAAAAaagatcaatttaattttttgtcgTGGCTATTTTATATCTTGTCATAGTACATAGATAGCGGATGATGAAACTTATTTAACAAGAGGATAGTCTGAACTTGTAGGATTCTAAATGTTCAAACTAATAACATTATTTCAATTAGTTATCATTACAAGAATAACTTTAATCTATATGTGTCTGAGATTTAAAAcagtttaaatattatttaaatagtttagttctaatattaacatttaattaaattaattttagaagaattaaaattgttacctcaatttatatattactattattattttttgttatgttatttttaaattaattttccttttttcaagttttaaattgatttttatttttactgaCTCCCAGTATTActaagacaaaaaaataaaatagttaagtAACtgctaataataaataatacttttagattattaattactcaaacaaaaactaaattttgtaTGATACTATTAGTTgtactaaaaaatttattaacgtTGTATAAAATAGTTAATAGTTGGGTTAAAATTTATCAACAATTGCAAGGTTAAACATTTTAGTTGTCCAGTATGACGTATTTAGTTgggttaaaattttattaatgtaTAATTAATAAGATCATTAAGTTAAAATGTAGTTGtccaataatatatatttagatatatGAGGAAATAATTATGAGTATAAAAAAACTAAGTTAATAACTATAATTAATgactataattaatatatatcaaattaatttaatattaattaattttttattttaaagcagATTAATCCTATCATTATTACTGTTAAATAGATGCACAATTATAATTGATAATACTTTGCGTaatcataatatttttttcataataattattattatttctattatatTACTATTTGCATGAAtgtattattaaaagaaaattatcgTATACTAATTAGATTATTCACTAAttatacataattaaaattatttatttattatacaaagtgataattaattagtttatttttttattagacccAATCAATTAGCATATAAGTTATGTCTTTAATTGATCTATGaaaattactattattaataaatattatcctGATTTATGAAAATTACAAATTTATACTTACAACgatattaatgataaaaaataaacatatgaTTGAAGGATTATAgactcaaaaataataaatatatatatatatatatatatagttaatgtTCAATTTGGTCTCTAAAATTTTCAACTTGTTTTAGATTAGTCCTCTACTTTTTAAAATGACCAAATAAGTCCTCAACTATCAGAATTGTGAATTTTCGTTCATCCAAAAGTTAAGAAACATTTTAACAGTGCTGAAGTGTACAATTAAGTGCTAAGTTGGCACTTAACTGTACGCTAATGTGGACACACGATGAGTTCAACTCAAATTGGTGTCCCAAATTTGATAAAATATCCAAATTGATCCATTCACACTTATAAAACCCTAACCCCCCCCAAATGTTCATCTTTGTTCTTCGTCTCTACTCCTCTCATCTTTATTGTTGTTCATCTTTGTTCTTCGTCTCCACTCTTCTCTTCCTCGTTGTTGTTCATCTTGTGAAGCTCTGAAAAGTCGCTCTTTTGGGTGAGACATAATGGATGGTGGTAATAGAAGTCAAGGAAGCTCAAGCAAGAACAACTCTAATGGGAGAAACTACAGTAACCGAAAAATTCAAACCAGGCATAAGAACGGTGTATTCTGCAATTGTGGGTTGCGTACAATGATTAAGTACTCAACGACGCCAGAGAATCCAGGAAGACCTTTTCATGGGTGTCCCAACTACGAGGTAAAATTCTCTATTTAATGAAATTGTTAAGTTGATATGGGTTTAAAAGGATGATTTGGTGATTATTAgttcaatgttttttttttgcattattcTAGTTTGGAGTTCATTGTAATTTCTTTCGTTGGGCTGATGGATATAAAGAATAAGGTGTGGTTCAGGTtgcacaaaaaatttttaatgaactCAATTGGAAAATAGAATCTTTAAAGAGTAGTATTAGCACATTGAAGATGTTGATGTTGCTGCTGTTGTGTATTGTAATAACTATTGGGTTTGGTTTTGGTATTtggttgtttttatttttagttaaaaaatagcaTAGTGTGAGTGTATCCATGATCATCATGtaataatttatgattataaatgAATGAAGTTAAGTTTCTCTCAACTTTGTATCTTAAATACACATCTTAAACTAAATCAACTTATAGTAtatcattataattataataactaTGACAATGGTGTTATCTTAATAAAAGTACATAATAGTATCAATTATGCAATAGCATAatgcaaaatacaaaatataaactaGGCCAAAAATTTATGGTTAGGGCCATACCACCATGAACAAAGACTAACAAAATACAAGTTCATACTTAATCCATCACAATGCAAATTAAAAGCAACAACACCAAATTGTTCTGACGATTATAAAGTAACAACTAAAGTCTTCATGACATCATCAAACTTTCTTTCTTGGTGCTTTAAATTCAGGTGTTAGAACAAACTTCAACAAAGCTTTCATCTTTTTAGATATTCCTGCACTTGCTCCTTCTATTGTCTCCCTTGAAACCACATCAGCAACACTAACATTTGACTTTGGAGAACTAGCTGCATCAATAGATGGCCTGACAATTGAAAGTTTGTTTCGTCTAGTTATCTTCTGCTTGGGCAACTGTCGATCATAACAACGGGAATCAACCACAATGCTAATATTTACAACATGAATAGTAATAATTGATCATAATACTCAATAAATTTGTTCAAATTGTGGCTTGTAAATAATTTTAGTAACATAAATTACCTTAGAAGCACCTTGAGCAACTAACACCTTGAACAATAATACCTTGAGCAGCAGCAGCATCTTCTACAACAATACCTTGTTAGGCACTAACTTCATCACCAACTTGATTATCAACTTGAGCATTTTTTGGGGGTTTCTTCACCAGCTTCATCATCATCTTGTTCTGCAGCTGTTACTGCCTCCTCTGCCTTTAACGTTTTTGCAACTTCGCACCTCTTGTAGTGTGACCAACATCGCCATAAGTTCCACAAGTGAACTTGCCATATTGTCTCTTTAATTTTGTGGACTTTCTCTTTTGACTGCCTCCAACAGGGGCCTCATGTGcatccttctttcttgcatagaGCTTTGGTCTCCCACGTGGTTTTGGTCTTGTCGGGGGTAAGCAGTGAGAGTACTCAGACTTGTCCCACATCTCTTCTCCTCTTACCGGGTTGATATGAAACTCATATGTCTTATTGTAAGATCTCATTGTCAACCATGCATGAACATAGTTCTCAGGCCGACCATTCATACATGCAATAGCCGTGATGGCATGACGACAAGGTAATTCTAAAAGGAAGATAATTAAGTGAATATGTTgcagtatttaaaaaaataaatccaaaaaatCTACATATTTATTACCTGATAGCTGCCATGACCTgcaactgcatgtgtgatttccCAAATCAACTACTACATTGTGAGGCTCACCATGAACTTCAAACATGATTTCCGCAGCATTACCAGACCACATAGGTGTTTGGTATCTACTGAAATATCTCTCCTTTGCAAGCCTATTTTGTTGTATGGGAGGTAAATGTCCAATATGACTGGCTAGCTTGAGTTTGTTTCTAGCCATGCTTGTCATGGCAATCCTCCTAACTTCCTCCAGTAGTATAAGTATTGGTTTTGATCTATATGGCTTGGTGGCTGAGTTGAAGACTTCACACATGTTGTTGCATACATTGTCGTTCTTTGGGGTGTCTTTGTAGTGCACTCTGGTCCAGAATTGTCTAAGAATTTTGTCCAGATACTCTCATGCCTTCACATTAATAGTCTTGAGAGTTTGCATATTTTTGTTAAACTTTGAAACTGTATATGCTTTAACACATGCCCACAATAATGATTTCAGGATGACCATGAGAATGGTATCAGTTCAGAATTCACAAGTGCCTAAtgcttaaaatatattttgattataCATTCATTAAATCCAAATAGTCCCTAACAGAACTATCATTAAATCTAAACAGTCCAATATATCATATATCGTGCTTCTATATAATACATTATACGTACCTTTTGCATGTCACTCATGAAACACCAGTTATACTCCTGATAAGAACCAATGTCTTCATGCAAAAGTTCCAAAAACCACTTccaagttgttgtgttcttaacAGGAATAATAGCCCATGCTATGGGGTAGATGTGATTGTTTGCATCTTGTCTCACGGCACACATCAGCCATCCTCCATAGAAAGTCTTCAAAAACGCTGCATCCAAACCAATAAAGGGTCTATATCCATACACAAACCCTTGCTTGCAACCATGAAGACACACATAAAAATTCTGAAAGATATGGTCTCCCTTAAATTGTGTATTTATACCTAGTTTCATAGTAGATTCGGGATTTGACCTCTACAACTCCTCTGCATAATCCCTAAGCTTAGCATATTGGGCTGCTTCATCACCTCTCACAATCTTTCTAGCATCTCCTAAAGATCTTGTAATGTTGGTCCTAGACAATTGAACTCCAATTTTTCTCTTGAAATAGTCAAATACCTCACAATGCCTAAAAGTAGGTTACTTCCTTACCTTTTTTATTAGGATTTCAGTAACCCGCTTTCTAGTTGCacacctattttttatttttctttcacaaGTATGATCATCATTAAATGTCTTAATCTGCCAGCATGCATGCCTTTTGTTATAAGAACAATAGACTAACCAAGGACACTCTTTATTTTTACAAACAACTCTAGCTCTAGTAGTGTCATTCTCTGAATATCTTACTCCTCTTCCCTCTTGTAAAGTATAGTTTGTAACAGCCTTCTTGAAAACTTTTCTAGTTGTAAATTCCATCCCTAATTCCAACATGACATGGCTAAACTTGGCAGCATCATTGAAAATGGAATTCACAACCGAATTCACCTCGTTATCAGAATTTAGTGGAGTATTCAACTCATCTGACTTTCAAGAGTCACCCGAAAATGAACCTGCTTATCAAATTAcactaaactaaataaataactcTAAACAAATAGACTTTAGCAAACTGTAGATTACATTAAACTAACTAC includes:
- the LOC112710398 gene encoding nudix hydrolase 23, chloroplastic; the encoded protein is MITTVIMMLKLKAIEILPSSSAFAATTQHWKHRIRIRISQSFFSSLSIPSSFSLHPSFKHFPSVAMASLSSTSNDSSSSPSSSLHSAGDVQKIKFCQWCGGTTKHDIPDGEERLRAICTTCGKIAYQNPKMVVGCLIEHDNKVLLCKRKIEPSYGLWTLPAGYLEIGESAMEGAIRETREEANADVEVISPFAQLDIPLIGQTYIIFLAKLKKPHFSPGSESSECKLFSLDEIPFSSLSFSSMVVTLNLYVEDMKAGRNPKFHYGTINKRPGTSPSDIDAFTLEDHMQS